A portion of the Paenibacillus sp. PvR098 genome contains these proteins:
- a CDS encoding methyl-accepting chemotaxis protein, producing the protein MKNSWSSLKASLQKAGKSVAEKLRANQSNKPNHQGKSVGSLAADTIKGIRLDHVMKSVGAKLFVIFLLCIWFFVLSVGFISYFISRDVIQDKVAEASEQTIIQAGQKLDILYSTYEDLTMQILLDEDMKNVLNELEQLNVNTYDYLVLRQSLGERLNVYSYSNKAIGSIQLMKSDGVPLAGSGGTIKQEDVAQESWFKSILEKNGSVEWLETKPGGFSQNVGVPGAASFGLGRVLKIANDQQVVLLMEINLDVIDKELSEINMGEGGRTIIANPDMKLIYNIDRATIGNDSNLGVAKEALQNERGRLHSDNNEMQLVYYKSLKNDWLLVGEMPVNELVKDAKTISNMTWLMAAIATVIAIIIGYFIARMIGGPIIMLRNLMKQGEQGDLRVRMKVDRKDEIGQLGESFNQMMEKITGLVQQTNQSAQDVLNTASDLSDASKKTATSAKEIAVATEEIANGSSSLAVESERGNELTHSIGVQMKNVVDANVVMGSSASDVQKSSKQGIEYMSELIGKTSTTEAMTREMVEKVDNLKESTSSIRKILDMLNSITKQTNILSLNATIEAARAGAAGKGFMVVADEIRKLADQSRQSIAVVGEITEKIQKEIDETVHVLSQAYPIFQEQIQSVKEADSIFKQVDSQMGGLIDRLFEVTESIGQLESSQVVLNDAMTNVSAVAQQSSATSQEVASLSSEQLNVSSGLVKLSDKLEELSNSLKESLSKFQV; encoded by the coding sequence GTGAAGAATTCTTGGTCTTCACTCAAAGCTAGCTTGCAAAAAGCCGGCAAATCAGTAGCAGAAAAGCTTCGCGCAAACCAGTCCAACAAGCCAAACCATCAAGGGAAATCCGTCGGATCTCTCGCAGCCGATACGATAAAAGGCATTCGATTGGATCATGTGATGAAGTCCGTAGGGGCCAAGTTGTTTGTTATTTTTCTTTTGTGCATTTGGTTTTTCGTTTTGAGCGTAGGATTTATTTCTTATTTCATTTCCAGAGACGTTATACAAGACAAGGTAGCTGAAGCGTCCGAACAAACGATTATTCAAGCAGGTCAAAAGCTGGACATTCTGTACAGTACATATGAAGATCTGACCATGCAGATTTTGCTTGACGAAGATATGAAGAATGTACTGAACGAGTTGGAACAATTAAACGTAAACACCTATGACTATCTTGTGCTTCGCCAAAGTCTAGGAGAAAGACTGAACGTGTATTCCTATTCGAATAAAGCAATCGGGTCCATTCAACTGATGAAATCCGACGGCGTACCGTTGGCTGGATCGGGCGGTACCATTAAACAGGAAGACGTGGCTCAGGAAAGCTGGTTCAAATCGATCTTGGAGAAAAACGGATCGGTGGAATGGTTGGAGACTAAACCTGGAGGATTCTCCCAAAACGTCGGAGTTCCTGGGGCGGCAAGCTTCGGATTAGGACGTGTTCTAAAAATCGCGAACGATCAACAAGTGGTCCTGCTGATGGAAATCAATCTGGACGTCATCGACAAAGAATTAAGTGAAATCAACATGGGCGAAGGCGGAAGAACGATTATTGCCAATCCGGATATGAAATTGATATATAACATTGACCGGGCAACCATTGGAAACGACAGTAATCTAGGCGTTGCTAAGGAAGCGCTTCAAAATGAGAGGGGAAGGCTTCATAGTGACAATAATGAAATGCAGCTTGTATACTACAAATCTCTCAAGAACGATTGGCTGTTAGTAGGCGAGATGCCTGTAAATGAGCTGGTGAAGGATGCCAAAACCATTTCGAATATGACCTGGTTGATGGCTGCTATCGCAACAGTGATTGCGATCATCATCGGTTACTTCATCGCCCGGATGATCGGAGGCCCGATTATCATGCTCCGCAACTTGATGAAACAGGGAGAGCAAGGAGATTTGAGAGTGCGTATGAAGGTTGATCGGAAAGATGAGATCGGCCAATTGGGTGAAAGCTTTAACCAGATGATGGAGAAAATCACTGGACTCGTGCAGCAAACCAATCAGTCGGCGCAGGATGTGCTGAATACCGCGAGCGATTTGTCTGATGCTTCGAAGAAGACGGCAACCTCAGCCAAGGAGATTGCGGTCGCAACGGAGGAAATTGCGAACGGCTCGTCCAGCCTGGCCGTTGAATCAGAGCGCGGCAATGAGTTAACCCACAGCATTGGTGTACAAATGAAAAATGTGGTCGATGCGAATGTCGTAATGGGCTCTTCCGCTTCGGATGTTCAGAAGTCGAGTAAACAAGGGATTGAATACATGTCCGAGTTGATCGGCAAGACGAGTACCACAGAAGCGATGACGCGGGAAATGGTGGAGAAGGTAGATAATCTTAAGGAAAGTACCAGCTCCATTCGCAAAATTCTGGACATGCTGAACAGCATTACGAAACAAACGAACATCTTGTCCTTGAATGCGACCATCGAAGCGGCCAGAGCAGGCGCTGCCGGCAAAGGTTTCATGGTGGTGGCTGACGAAATCCGTAAGCTTGCTGATCAGTCCCGCCAATCCATTGCAGTCGTGGGAGAAATTACGGAGAAGATTCAAAAGGAGATTGACGAAACGGTGCACGTTCTTTCTCAAGCGTATCCGATCTTCCAAGAGCAGATTCAATCCGTTAAAGAAGCGGATTCCATCTTCAAGCAGGTGGATTCACAAATGGGCGGCTTGATTGATAGGCTTTTTGAAGTAACGGAGTCCATCGGTCAATTGGAATCCTCACAAGTGGTATTGAATGATGCGATGACGAACGTAAGCGCTGTGGCGCAGCAATCGTCAGCTACATCTCAGGAGGTCGCATCCTTAAGCTCAGAGCAGTTGAATGTCAGCAGCGGCCTAGTGAAACTGTCGGACAAGCTGGAGGAACTGTCCAATTCGTTGAAAGAATCGCTTTCCAAATTCCAAGTGTAG
- a CDS encoding penicillin-binding transpeptidase domain-containing protein yields MNDKTELKKHRMFLALLVIVGFLIIWNIRLFWIQVVATRSFAGRGIDLLENSVLQREKGIVLDSGRGDFVDRSGIPLTGKELRVLTVFPVHEDSGTEGLREKSLNRVADWMGIPAKEWHVYVRGLKSPEMWTESGRPVALTDSQAERIEALGLPDVRVMRYKQRYEQQQTAGHVIGFIGQNPDRIRRQFTDQVHNGELQLTSKIGNAGLEKTFEYWLQGIGATSVSLFTDGVKRPLPGLDVRAVSPDNPYYPLRIVTTLDHGIQTRIERQMERLKIAEGAVVVLDIHNADTVAMASTPSFHPEHVDPADGNWSNRAVKATTPGSIFKTVTAAAALEEQAVQWNETFECNGELGKYGFTCWKKGGHGQLTLEEGFAHSCNIVFAEIAKRIGGEKLDHYAQKLGFANFVGWSGSVPSQEGFRQWDGEEKGQVYHASSNKRDEGSLVQTAIGQRDVQVTPLQAANLIVSLYAQGKVLSPRIVQEIQFQNGRLHTMFPPKGVEELPSGSVKPATAKRLLAWMEEVVGYGTGTELQSAKWPIAGKSGTAQVTLKSGKPGESHWFVGYGPTDQPRYAVAVLVQNLPEGHRNQAIPLFKEVMDVLAAQ; encoded by the coding sequence ATGAATGACAAAACCGAGCTGAAGAAGCATCGTATGTTCCTTGCATTACTGGTGATTGTCGGTTTTTTGATCATTTGGAATATCAGATTGTTCTGGATTCAAGTCGTCGCGACTCGCAGCTTCGCAGGGAGAGGGATCGATTTGCTGGAGAACTCTGTGCTTCAGCGGGAAAAAGGCATTGTCCTTGATAGTGGCAGAGGCGATTTCGTTGACCGAAGCGGTATTCCTCTAACAGGCAAAGAGCTGAGAGTGCTGACCGTTTTTCCTGTCCACGAGGACAGCGGCACGGAAGGTCTTCGGGAAAAGTCCCTGAATCGGGTCGCGGATTGGATGGGAATACCGGCAAAGGAATGGCATGTCTATGTCAGGGGACTGAAGTCTCCGGAAATGTGGACCGAATCGGGCAGACCGGTCGCACTTACCGATTCTCAAGCAGAACGGATCGAAGCGCTCGGATTGCCGGATGTTCGGGTAATGCGCTACAAGCAGCGGTATGAACAGCAGCAAACGGCCGGCCATGTCATTGGTTTTATCGGACAAAATCCGGACCGGATCAGGCGTCAGTTCACAGATCAAGTCCATAATGGAGAGCTTCAGCTCACAAGTAAAATCGGCAATGCCGGGCTAGAGAAGACATTTGAATATTGGCTTCAAGGTATTGGTGCCACGTCGGTGTCCTTGTTTACCGACGGGGTGAAGCGGCCGCTGCCTGGTCTGGATGTGAGAGCGGTATCTCCGGATAACCCCTACTATCCGTTAAGAATTGTAACGACACTAGACCATGGGATTCAAACCCGGATCGAGCGGCAAATGGAGCGGCTGAAAATAGCGGAAGGCGCTGTCGTCGTGCTGGACATCCACAATGCGGATACGGTGGCCATGGCCAGCACCCCTTCATTTCATCCAGAACATGTGGATCCGGCAGACGGGAATTGGAGCAATCGAGCAGTGAAAGCGACCACCCCGGGCTCGATATTCAAAACAGTAACGGCTGCCGCAGCTTTAGAGGAACAAGCAGTACAATGGAATGAAACGTTTGAATGCAATGGGGAGCTGGGCAAGTACGGATTCACCTGCTGGAAGAAGGGGGGGCACGGGCAGCTTACACTGGAGGAAGGTTTTGCGCATTCCTGCAATATTGTCTTCGCAGAAATCGCGAAACGTATCGGTGGTGAGAAGCTGGATCACTATGCGCAAAAGCTGGGGTTTGCGAATTTCGTAGGCTGGTCGGGATCGGTCCCCAGTCAGGAAGGCTTCCGGCAATGGGACGGAGAAGAAAAGGGTCAGGTGTATCACGCATCTTCTAATAAGAGAGATGAAGGGTCTTTAGTGCAGACGGCCATCGGACAGCGGGACGTGCAGGTTACTCCTCTCCAGGCGGCGAATCTGATCGTTAGCTTGTACGCACAGGGAAAGGTGCTCTCACCTCGCATCGTCCAAGAAATCCAGTTTCAGAATGGTCGGCTGCATACCATGTTCCCTCCTAAGGGAGTGGAAGAGCTCCCGTCCGGTTCCGTAAAGCCTGCCACCGCCAAGCGATTGCTCGCATGGATGGAGGAAGTAGTCGGTTACGGTACCGGAACAGAGCTGCAGTCGGCAAAGTGGCCGATCGCAGGGAAATCGGGAACGGCTCAAGTCACCTTGAAGAGTGGTAAACCGGGAGAAAGCCATTGGTTCGTGGGATATGGGCCAACAGATCAACCTCGATACGCCGTTGCTGTTCTCGTACAGAATTTGCCGGAAGGCCACCGCAATCAAGCCATCCCATTGTTCAAGGAAGTCATGGACGTTCTGGCTGCTCAGTAA
- a CDS encoding HAMP domain-containing sensor histidine kinase yields the protein MTLINQLLLHMIIVITPVMLYQLFWMERLQQMDENTNRWIAAAVCALVAVSSMSYPFEWYPGYRYDFRMIPLAICFFYAGPVPALAVAAVIMGYRWHISGAGLHTLPILLSFILILLWYCQKRLGDATKLLHPIKGSILGLMISLITAFFALLSQWLDGVPTTIYFFIFFSLYCLIFTITSVLIVYTIRQIKRNLDLRKQMQHKDKMNMLSELAASFAHEIRNPLTVVRGFVQMMGQSQLSENKRQMYNQLVLEEMDKAQSIINDYLSFAKPQLEATQLFDAKPVISSAIESLQSYADLKGVTIETHLQERLMISANTDKFMQCIVHLCKNGIESMPGGGKLQLVGVLQNHTVCIDIIDHGIGMTADEIRRLGTPFYSTRGKGTGLGMMVTYRTIQNIQGRIDVTSEVGKGTCFSILIPSLHASTYH from the coding sequence TTGACTCTAATCAACCAACTGCTGCTTCACATGATCATCGTCATAACTCCTGTTATGCTTTATCAGCTATTTTGGATGGAGCGGCTGCAGCAAATGGATGAAAACACCAACCGCTGGATTGCAGCCGCTGTTTGCGCTCTTGTTGCCGTGTCCAGCATGTCGTACCCGTTCGAATGGTATCCCGGGTACCGCTATGACTTCCGTATGATACCGCTAGCGATTTGTTTTTTTTATGCCGGACCTGTTCCGGCGCTGGCTGTCGCTGCAGTCATTATGGGATACCGCTGGCACATAAGCGGTGCTGGTCTTCATACTCTTCCGATATTGTTAAGCTTTATTCTGATTCTGTTATGGTACTGTCAAAAAAGGCTCGGCGATGCAACTAAGCTGCTTCACCCTATCAAGGGCAGCATATTGGGGCTGATGATATCGCTCATTACGGCATTTTTCGCCCTGCTAAGCCAATGGTTGGACGGAGTTCCTACTACCATTTATTTTTTCATCTTTTTTTCTTTATACTGTTTGATTTTCACTATCACTTCGGTTCTTATCGTGTATACCATACGGCAAATCAAGAGAAATCTCGATCTCCGCAAACAGATGCAGCACAAGGACAAAATGAACATGCTGAGCGAACTCGCGGCATCGTTTGCCCATGAAATCCGCAATCCATTGACTGTTGTCCGCGGGTTTGTTCAGATGATGGGTCAAAGCCAATTATCGGAAAACAAACGGCAAATGTACAACCAATTGGTTCTGGAAGAAATGGACAAAGCCCAATCCATTATCAACGACTACTTATCATTCGCCAAACCCCAATTGGAAGCAACTCAGTTGTTCGATGCCAAGCCTGTTATTTCTTCCGCCATTGAATCGCTGCAATCGTATGCCGATCTAAAAGGCGTGACCATCGAGACACATTTGCAGGAACGGCTTATGATTAGCGCCAATACGGATAAATTTATGCAGTGTATCGTTCACTTGTGCAAGAACGGGATCGAATCGATGCCCGGCGGAGGCAAGCTGCAGCTCGTCGGCGTACTGCAGAACCATACCGTGTGCATCGATATTATCGACCACGGCATCGGAATGACAGCTGACGAAATAAGACGTCTGGGGACGCCTTTTTATTCTACTCGCGGCAAAGGAACGGGACTGGGTATGATGGTTACGTACCGGACGATTCAGAACATACAGGGACGCATTGATGTGACAAGCGAAGTCGGCAAAGGTACCTGCTTTTCTATTCTGATCCCTTCCCTGCACGCCTCTACCTATCATTAG
- a CDS encoding NAD-dependent epimerase/dehydratase family protein encodes MNVMVTGGAGFIGSHIVDALIESGHKVHVIDNMTTGNHEFVNPKAVLHPVDITGDRLGAVFEEAKPDIVIHHAAQIDVQTSINQPLFDAKVNILGTISILEQCREHGVRKLIYASSAAVYGPPDYLGVDEQHPLRPISFYGISKHTPEHYIEAFAQLSGMDYTILRYANVYGIRQDPKGEGGVVSIFVDRLLQGQQTVIFGDGEQTRDFIYVKDIVSANLAAFERGSRGIYNIGWNQQTSVNELLKLMSELCGKPFAPQYMPQRIGDIIHSRLDNTAAKKQLGWEPRFSLRSGLSETIKYYAGLYKSSTC; translated from the coding sequence ATGAATGTTATGGTCACCGGGGGCGCTGGCTTCATTGGCTCTCACATCGTGGATGCTCTCATCGAGTCGGGACACAAGGTGCATGTCATTGATAATATGACGACCGGCAACCACGAATTCGTGAATCCAAAGGCGGTATTGCATCCTGTCGACATTACAGGCGATCGGCTCGGAGCTGTTTTTGAAGAAGCCAAACCGGATATTGTTATCCATCACGCGGCCCAAATCGATGTTCAGACTTCCATAAACCAACCGTTATTCGATGCAAAAGTGAATATTCTCGGGACCATCTCCATCTTAGAGCAATGCCGCGAGCACGGGGTTCGTAAACTGATCTACGCTTCGTCCGCCGCGGTCTACGGACCTCCGGATTATCTTGGTGTAGATGAGCAGCATCCGCTCCGCCCGATATCTTTCTACGGTATTTCCAAGCATACACCGGAGCATTACATTGAAGCTTTTGCCCAATTATCCGGTATGGATTACACGATTTTACGCTATGCTAACGTGTACGGAATTCGTCAGGATCCGAAAGGCGAGGGCGGTGTTGTATCTATCTTCGTAGATCGATTACTGCAAGGACAGCAGACCGTCATCTTCGGCGATGGAGAGCAGACCCGCGATTTCATTTATGTCAAAGATATCGTATCCGCCAACCTGGCAGCTTTTGAACGTGGAAGCAGGGGCATTTACAACATCGGCTGGAATCAGCAAACATCGGTGAATGAGCTGTTGAAGCTGATGAGCGAGCTGTGCGGCAAACCGTTCGCACCGCAATATATGCCGCAGCGCATCGGTGACATCATCCACAGCCGGCTCGATAATACGGCGGCCAAAAAACAGCTTGGATGGGAACCCCGATTCTCTCTCCGCAGCGGTCTCAGCGAAACGATTAAATACTACGCAGGCCTCTATAAATCCAGCACTTGCTAG
- a CDS encoding metallophosphoesterase, whose product MMSRRLFVKQMLAILTLMSGGALTASHVLNRSSTTEAEVTSQETQTKPLEEQSASANLSTPLLSFFLLSDLHISAADSVFDGKLHLALKDVSQFESSVDTIVLGGDLTDFGRDVEYKKLQSILSDYKLPPLYANMGNHDYYDIWLNDKGAFTTETMPNGKTDAMSRERFMRFTGYESNPFHEVWIKDVHLIMLSQEAYVQEKPEVGEGAWYSDEQLAWFDETMKAHKDGRPAFVFIHQPLPEPGTDGGTHRLIRAKQFRAILEPYSNVFVLSGHSHRNFVGEDHYNRQNTFHWFNNASVGKTRARSGGQGTPVQGMYIQVFPHEVVIRGREFSNRTWIEASQWKIPLLPSNLS is encoded by the coding sequence ATGATGTCAAGAAGACTCTTTGTCAAACAAATGCTTGCCATCCTCACGCTCATGTCAGGCGGTGCCCTTACTGCATCCCATGTCTTGAACCGTTCCTCAACAACGGAAGCCGAGGTAACATCGCAAGAAACTCAGACCAAACCGCTTGAAGAACAAAGCGCTTCCGCTAACCTTTCCACACCGCTCCTCTCCTTCTTTCTACTTAGCGATCTGCATATATCAGCAGCGGATTCCGTCTTCGACGGCAAACTGCATTTAGCTTTAAAAGACGTCAGCCAGTTTGAGTCCTCGGTGGATACGATCGTCCTGGGCGGCGATTTGACAGACTTCGGCAGAGACGTCGAATACAAAAAGCTGCAATCGATATTAAGCGATTACAAGCTGCCTCCTCTGTATGCCAATATGGGCAACCACGATTATTACGACATATGGCTGAACGACAAAGGAGCTTTCACTACGGAGACGATGCCCAACGGCAAAACAGACGCCATGTCCCGTGAACGTTTTATGCGATTCACCGGTTATGAGAGCAACCCTTTTCATGAAGTATGGATCAAGGACGTTCATCTCATTATGCTTTCGCAAGAGGCTTATGTGCAAGAAAAGCCTGAAGTCGGGGAAGGCGCATGGTATTCCGACGAGCAGCTCGCTTGGTTTGATGAGACCATGAAGGCCCACAAGGATGGGCGTCCCGCATTTGTCTTCATTCATCAGCCGCTTCCCGAACCGGGAACAGACGGCGGAACGCATCGTTTAATTCGAGCCAAGCAATTCCGTGCCATTCTCGAGCCCTATAGCAACGTATTCGTGCTGTCTGGACACAGTCACCGCAACTTCGTGGGGGAAGACCATTATAACCGTCAGAACACCTTTCACTGGTTCAACAATGCCTCCGTAGGCAAAACAAGGGCCAGATCCGGCGGGCAGGGAACACCGGTACAAGGAATGTATATACAAGTGTTTCCGCACGAGGTCGTAATTCGTGGGCGAGAATTCAGCAACCGGACTTGGATCGAAGCGTCGCAATGGAAAATACCTCTGCTTCCGAGCAATCTATCCTGA
- a CDS encoding DUF2157 domain-containing protein: MSRKWVEKEAPLWIERGIVTREQVNQILNLYEDKKHAVGLLPILGSILLGLGILSFIAANWQDIPQLLRLGLVIAAMAGFYGAGETMVRRGSDKLGIALVALGVISFGGGIILIGQMFHLMAYHAGTFILWSAAGTAATYLYRSRYLYLLSLLLVNVAQWYSANEFDTFSYTAFGLLVLALGAYVWKRRSNLLIWLFSFSVTLHLLMWTTSNEIPFLWMFVPAMALYVAGDWLEERHGGYALQAAPLAAAFVFGVFMVLFPDEWRGGMMEELRPEPLYYIGALVLLFAVSLAGKMKNGRASSAFECILFVPFLYIPSGIEVLYLLSLFFFSLYVLWRGYTEEWRFKINFGTMLFICSTLVAYGKLTWDFMDKSLFFMIGGIILLGLSWFLNRRKKQVLDVTKEGNPHE, from the coding sequence GTGAGCAGGAAATGGGTGGAGAAGGAAGCGCCTCTTTGGATAGAGCGGGGGATCGTAACCCGCGAGCAGGTGAATCAGATTCTGAATTTATACGAAGATAAAAAGCATGCCGTTGGTCTGCTTCCGATTCTGGGCAGTATTCTTCTTGGGCTTGGGATTTTGAGTTTTATAGCGGCCAATTGGCAGGACATCCCTCAGCTCTTGCGTCTTGGGTTGGTGATTGCGGCAATGGCTGGTTTTTACGGCGCGGGGGAAACGATGGTGCGCAGGGGCAGTGACAAGCTGGGCATCGCGCTCGTGGCGCTCGGGGTCATCAGCTTCGGTGGAGGGATCATTCTCATCGGTCAAATGTTTCATCTGATGGCCTACCATGCGGGAACCTTTATTTTGTGGTCGGCTGCAGGCACCGCTGCGACTTATTTGTACCGGAGTCGTTACTTGTATTTGCTGAGCCTGCTGCTGGTTAACGTTGCCCAGTGGTATAGCGCGAACGAGTTCGATACATTTAGCTATACGGCATTCGGACTGCTGGTGCTGGCGCTTGGTGCTTATGTCTGGAAGCGGAGAAGCAACCTTCTCATCTGGTTGTTCAGCTTCAGTGTAACGCTGCATTTACTGATGTGGACGACTTCTAATGAAATTCCGTTCTTATGGATGTTCGTTCCTGCCATGGCGCTTTATGTGGCTGGCGACTGGCTTGAGGAGCGTCATGGCGGTTATGCCCTTCAAGCGGCTCCGCTCGCCGCGGCATTTGTATTCGGCGTGTTTATGGTACTGTTCCCTGACGAATGGAGAGGCGGGATGATGGAGGAGCTTCGACCGGAGCCGCTGTATTATATCGGAGCGCTGGTCCTTTTGTTCGCCGTTTCGCTTGCTGGCAAAATGAAGAATGGAAGAGCTTCCAGCGCGTTCGAGTGCATTCTGTTCGTGCCGTTTCTTTATATACCTTCGGGGATCGAAGTGCTGTACCTGCTCTCGCTGTTCTTTTTCTCGCTGTATGTTCTATGGCGCGGGTACACCGAAGAGTGGCGTTTCAAAATCAATTTCGGCACGATGCTGTTCATTTGCAGCACGCTGGTGGCCTACGGCAAATTAACTTGGGATTTCATGGACAAATCGCTCTTTTTCATGATCGGCGGAATCATTCTTCTTGGACTGAGCTGGTTTTTGAACCGCAGGAAAAAGCAGGTATTGGATGTTACGAAGGAGGGGAACCCGCATGAGTAA
- a CDS encoding GDYXXLXY domain-containing protein, translating to MSNGSAVVAKSRSLLVYGLVLLQALVLTGVAVSYYAVGWFGQDVRVRTVPVDPRDLLYGDYVTLSYDISRLNPSLWKDTESKPERGETIYVVVSEGADGLFAPKAAFGAKPAALEGEVVLKGRIDYSWDEAIAVKYGIEKYYVPENTGKALEEKADRLIVHLKVASWGQATIQQLEDRKD from the coding sequence ATGAGTAACGGAAGTGCAGTAGTCGCTAAGAGCCGTTCTTTGCTTGTGTATGGTCTGGTGCTGCTGCAAGCGCTGGTGCTGACCGGGGTCGCCGTTTCTTATTACGCTGTCGGATGGTTCGGTCAAGATGTCCGCGTTCGAACGGTTCCTGTCGATCCAAGGGATTTGCTGTATGGGGACTATGTGACGCTAAGCTATGACATCAGCCGGTTAAACCCGTCCTTGTGGAAGGATACGGAAAGCAAGCCGGAGCGGGGCGAAACGATTTACGTAGTCGTGTCGGAAGGCGCGGACGGTCTGTTCGCACCAAAGGCTGCCTTTGGTGCGAAGCCTGCAGCCTTAGAAGGCGAGGTCGTCTTGAAAGGACGGATCGATTACAGCTGGGACGAAGCGATTGCAGTGAAGTACGGAATCGAAAAATATTATGTTCCGGAGAACACCGGTAAGGCTCTGGAGGAGAAGGCGGATCGTCTGATCGTTCATTTGAAGGTGGCATCTTGGGGGCAAGCAACGATTCAGCAGCTAGAGGATCGGAAAGACTGA
- a CDS encoding sigma factor, whose translation MACRMLGTVSETEDIIQDLFLTVHRQDPGSIRDVKAYLCKAVTHRCIDYLQSARSRRELYVGPWLPEPLANLVYRRPASASRLKG comes from the coding sequence ATTGCTTGCCGGATGCTCGGAACCGTGTCGGAGACGGAAGATATCATTCAGGATCTGTTTCTGACGGTTCATCGTCAGGATCCCGGTTCGATTCGAGATGTCAAAGCTTACTTATGCAAAGCGGTTACACACCGCTGCATTGACTATTTACAATCCGCACGAAGCCGCAGGGAGCTGTACGTAGGACCCTGGCTGCCGGAGCCTCTTGCAAACCTTGTATACCGAAGACCCGCTTCAGCAAGCCGCCTAAAAGGATGA
- a CDS encoding lipoate--protein ligase family protein: MNEGHGRREYIMDELTDLLILDRSNEHSEPEVLYPFALEELLCRRVGEGGAPLVHLWRHPKAFVMGLRDSRLPGAGEASRWLEGNGYSVAVRNSGGAAVPLDLGVVNISLILPKRRQGEIDFRDDFERMYELIRLTLQETGANVNKGEVQGAYCPGDFDLSIGGRKFCGIAQRRQANAYVVQAFVVAEGAGREKAQLAREFYDRAASGGVNVSDHPLVTDQSMASLEELTGIGWNAAVRFTEGLKRVIRERQTSEGMGRAASGLWLPERGQVIEMIDMLKQRYGIRSV, translated from the coding sequence ATGAATGAAGGGCATGGGCGAAGGGAATATATCATGGACGAGCTAACCGATTTGCTGATACTGGACCGGTCGAATGAACACTCAGAACCGGAAGTGCTGTACCCTTTTGCTTTGGAGGAGCTGCTGTGCAGGCGCGTCGGTGAAGGGGGGGCGCCTCTCGTTCATCTGTGGCGGCATCCCAAAGCCTTTGTCATGGGCCTGCGAGATAGCCGGCTTCCTGGGGCGGGAGAGGCTTCCCGGTGGCTTGAAGGGAACGGATACTCCGTTGCCGTGCGGAATTCGGGCGGTGCAGCCGTTCCGCTGGATCTTGGCGTAGTAAATATATCGCTAATTTTACCTAAGCGGCGTCAGGGAGAAATCGATTTTCGCGATGATTTTGAACGGATGTACGAGCTCATCCGGCTAACGCTGCAGGAAACCGGAGCTAATGTGAATAAGGGGGAGGTGCAGGGCGCTTATTGTCCTGGCGACTTTGACCTGAGCATTGGAGGGCGCAAATTTTGCGGAATTGCCCAGCGGCGGCAGGCCAACGCTTATGTCGTGCAGGCTTTTGTAGTCGCCGAAGGAGCCGGCAGGGAGAAAGCACAGCTGGCTCGCGAGTTTTACGATCGTGCAGCGAGTGGGGGCGTTAACGTTTCAGACCACCCTCTGGTGACGGATCAGAGTATGGCCAGCTTGGAGGAGCTTACCGGCATTGGCTGGAATGCCGCGGTGAGGTTTACGGAAGGGCTCAAACGCGTCATCCGCGAGCGGCAAACCTCCGAGGGAATGGGGCGTGCCGCCTCCGGACTGTGGCTGCCCGAACGTGGTCAGGTGATAGAGATGATCGACATGCTGAAGCAGAGATACGGGATTAGGAGCGTATAA